Sequence from the Rutidosis leptorrhynchoides isolate AG116_Rl617_1_P2 chromosome 3, CSIRO_AGI_Rlap_v1, whole genome shotgun sequence genome:
ATctgaaagtaagtaagcaaccattTGGGTTAGAAAGGCTAAGTGAAGTAATGATTATGCTCAACGTTATGTGTTATATTatttgcctataactcactaagcatgaaagcttacccccatgttgttttatgtttttataggaacgaaaggacaccgtgaaggtaaggagcctatgTTAGGATAGCGGAGCATTGGTTTTAGTAAGTGGTAGTGCAAgtccctattttgaatctagctctaatgataccgcttatcaacgcTAAGTCTTTTGTACTCATAAACTATGTTCCTTTTAAGTTTTGGGACCAAATGCTATATTCAAGATGTGTAAACATGTTGCTCAAGATTAAAAGATTTTCGTAATGTTTGACGATGTAAGAAGCTGTTTCaattaagtttgtttatgtattatgTTGCTAAAATATGTTGGGTGATGATGAAATGGTGAAAATGTGGTCTTTGTACCAAATTGCAGTTCAGTACCAGCGACCgtgtaaggtcgcgccgcgaccttatttgtcgcgccgcgacataaaaaATGTTTTGATTTTAGGAGGGCTATTAAATGGGTCTGAAATTCTTTgaaaggccgcgccgcgaccaagggctaccgcgccgcggcatatcacttggtctgggcagtcaacatatttaaaaaaaaaattcgtttaagggcgttaaaagttggtaccAGAGCTATGGTTTAAAGGACTTGGATAATCTactatagggattatctaggcttaaaccatcatTGATAgaagataagcggtttaggacttgcatgataGATAAATTTAAAGGGTtatgccatgctccataggataaAGTTTGTTGACGAGACTTATAGTGTGATACTAAGATTATGGATGGTTTGAACAAAGAGTTTAATGCTTATTAACCATGAGTCATAATTGATTAAGTGTGTAATACGATGGTGTAATGACGACCGTCCATTGCCATTACATCATTTTAGTATGCATGAAcatctactatggtcatggtgaaatgGATTGATAATTCGTTCGGTCATTTAAGTTATGATCAATTGTTGATACATGTGTTTGAACTAATGAGTTGGATGTATtatttcagaatggctattgtatctcCTAATAGAGGTAATGATGAGGACGATGAGTACGTACACACCCCGTCAATGGAGTCTGTCGAAGGCTTGCAAACCAAATCTGATGAAGTTGCTGTGGCAAATGATCTTTCGGGCAAATAGGACAAGCCTTGGTGCGATACACCCCAACTCTTCTAGAAAAGATAAAGAAGTTGATTAATGATCAATTAGACgaaaagttaaagactcttatgacGAATAATCCTATGTTAAGAGGGGAATGGGGAAGTGGGGTAAGACAATAGGAAGTAGAAGCCCCGAAAAAGAAAGATGAGCGTTTTGAGTTCAAGAATTTTGCAAATTGTCATCCACCGgaatttcatggtaaggttgatccaattgttagtcaaaggtggattgaTGAGATAGAGGAAACATTCATGTTGTCTGAATGTCCCGAGCacttaaaggtaatttacgcggcacatcaaatgaagggcagtggttatgaatggtggaattttatagttaagtcacATGGACGAAATGTGGCGATGAGTCTTCCGTGGGAAAAGTTTCGTGAAATGTTTAtggatcaatttgctccacccgccgaagtTAGTAGGTTAAAGTCTGAATTCATGAATATCGAGCATGGGAGTAAATctgtgaccgagtttaatgctgaatttaatgataagtctcgtttttgtccggattttgtttcaagtcctaagttgatgatggatcactatcatgagaagttaaaccccgaaataagtgagtttgTTGATAAGGtcgtttgtttcttattctttttgtaaacattttgacatgaccccaagtatgttagagcatcctttagaggttgagatagcgGACAATAAAACTGTTATGGTATATAGTGTTATTaagggatgtgaaattattttggatgatgagaaGTTTGCTATAGATTTGATACCCAATCATATGGGAGAGTTTCAAGTAATTATAAGTATGGATTGGCTAAATGACAATGAAGGAATAATTTTATGTCGAAAGAAAATTGTACTAGTTCAAGCACCAAGTGGGAAGATTATTTGGATTTATGGGAAACGAACCagacgtgctattcctatatgtaCGTATGCTAGAGCCAAACGATTTTTGTCCCATGGGTGTTGTACGTTTTTGGCATATGTGATCGATGATTCAAAGAAGGTGTTTGAGTTAAAagatgtaccgatagttaatgagTTTCCGGATGGATTGCCTGGTGTTCCTTCCGAACGAGAAGTAGAGTTTCGAATAGAGTTGATTCCcggagccacgccaattgccaaagcaccATATCGATTAGCACCGTCGGAAATAAGGGAAATGATGACTCaagtacaagatttgatagataaaggttttatacgtcctagtagttcaccttggggagctccggtcttgtttgtgaaaaagaaggatggaacaatgagaatgtgtatagattatcgtgaattgaataaattcactattaagaataaatatacattaccaaggatagatgatttgtttgatcaattacaaggtgcatgtttctttttaaagatagatctaaggtcgggttatcatcaattaaaggtgaaggaagaggacatccctaaaacggcttttcgcacgaggtatggacattatgaattcgtggttatgccttttgggttaattaatgctccggccgcatttatggatttgatgaatagggtttaTCGACCAatgctcgataggtttgtgatagtattcattgacgatattttagtGTATTCTAAGGGGGAAGAGGAGCATGCGGTGCATTTACGACTAGTGTTAGAAACTTTAAGG
This genomic interval carries:
- the LOC139902730 gene encoding uncharacterized protein, with product MVYSVIKGCEIILDDEKFAIDLIPNHMGEFQVIISMDWLNDNEGIILCRKKIVLVQAPSGKIIWIYGKRTRRAIPICTYARAKRFLSHGCCTFLAYVIDDSKKVFELKDVPIVNEFPDGLPGVPSEREVEFRIELIPGATPIAKAPYRLAPSEIREMMTQVQDLIDKGGRGACGAFTTSVRNFKERKAIR